One Streptomyces formicae genomic window, CAACGCCGCCACCTCGGGAACGTCCAGCGGCGCCCGCTCCCGCCACACGAGCTCCACCCGGACCTCGTCGGCGACCTGCTCCTTGAGCCCGGCCGGAGTGTCACAGGCGATGACCTTGCCCCGGTCGAGCACGGCGACCCGGTCGAGCACGGTCTCCGCCTCGATGACGTTGTGCGTCACGAGGAGCACCGTGGTCCCCCGCTCGGCCCGACGCCGGTCGATCGCCGCCCAGACGGCCCGCCGCGCGACGGGGTCCATCCCGGTGGTCGGCTCGTCCAGGACGAGCAGCGGTCGCTCCCCCACCAGCGCGGTGGCGAAGCAGGCGAGCCGCCGCTGCCCGCCGGAAAGCTTCTTCAGCGGCCGCGAGGCCAGCTCGGTGAGCCCCAGTTCCTCCAGGACGGCGTCCCGCTCGCCCCGCGCCTGCCGTACGTCCAGCCCCCGCAGCCGCGCCGTCGTCTCGACGGCGAGCGACACGGTCAGCTCGTCGAGCGCGGTGGACTCCTGCCCGAGATAGGCGAGGATCCGCGCGGCCCGCTC contains:
- a CDS encoding ABC transporter ATP-binding protein, with product MDAVCAVRDLVKTYPAARARRGRPATPEVRATDGIDLTVRRGEIFGLLGPNGAGKSTLVRQLTGLMRPDSGTVEILGHDIVRHPERAARILAYLGQESTALDELTVSLAVETTARLRGLDVRQARGERDAVLEELGLTELASRPLKKLSGGQRRLACFATALVGERPLLVLDEPTTGMDPVARRAVWAAIDRRRAERGTTVLLVTHNVIEAETVLDRVAVLDRGKVIACDTPAGLKEQVADEVRVELVWRERAPLDVPEVAALRSSAVESGRRWSLRLAPDEARAAVAAVTGGAAFAALDDFTLATPSLEDVYLALGGSGRGLVKA